From the Clostridium cagae genome, the window GTAAAAGAAATACAAAGACGAGATTTTGTAAGAGTAGATTTTATGAATATTATTAAGTTTAAAAAGATAACAGAATCAGAAGATGAAGAAATCACTAGTTTTAAAGATGCATTAATGATTGATTTAAGTGGTGGTGGAATGAGATTCAAAACTAAAGAGAAATTAGAGAAACAGGATAAGTTATTATTAGAATTTGCATTAAACGATAAATTAAATTATTTAAAAGCACAAGTCATGCGTTTAGAAATAACAGAATTTAATGAATATATTTATGGAGTTAAATTTATTCACATTAGTGAAAATCAAAGAGATAAAGTTATAAGTGAAATTTTTAATATAATGAGAAAACAAAGAGAAAGATTATAATCATTATTCAACAAAAGATGAAATTTTCTCCAAAAGTTATAAAAAATTAAGATAATATGATAATAAGAGTGTAAAGAGTGAAAAGAGGAGGGATTGAGAGGAATGTGCAATTTACAAGATAACGATGTAAAAGAACAAATAGTAAAAGAATATATCCCTTTAGTTAAATACATAGCTTCTAGGATTATGATTGGTAAAAATAAATATATGGAGTATGAAGATTTAGTTAGTTATGGGATAATAGGACTTATGGATGCTATTAGCAAATTTAATCCTGAAAAAGGAATGAAGTTTTCATCATATGCCTCTATTAGAATAAAAGGAGCTATAATAGATCAAATACGTAAGAATAGGCCTATAACTAAAGGTGCTATGGATAAGTTAAATAGATATAATGGCGCTATTGAAGCTTTGCAAAATAAATTATTAAGAGAACCTAATATTTTAGAAATAGCAAAATATTTAGAATTATCTTTGGAAGAAGTTTCTCAAATAGAAAATTATATTAATCATATATCTATGGTATCTTTAGAAAATATAATTTTTTCAGATGATGAGGAAGTTAATCTTTTAGGAATAATAGAAGATAAAAATAGTCCTAGTCCAGAGGGTGAATTAGAAGAAAAAGAAAAGTTAGAAGTATTATCGGATGCCATTAAATTGTTAAAAGAAAAAGAGCAGTTAATACTTAATTTATATTACTATGAAAAATTAACTCTTAAGGAAATAGGAGCTATATTGTCAGTATCTGAATCAAGAGTATGTCAATTACATGCAAGATCTATTAGTAATTTAAGAGAAGCTATGAAAAAATTACATTACATTGATTAAAGAGGCGAGTCGATGATACCATTAATATTAATTACAATTGGAATTATTTTAATTGTATATAATTATAAAACAATGAGTAAAGGTACAACTTCATTTGAATTTACTTTAAATGAAGAAAAGGAAAATTTAAACGATTATAAATTAGAACTTGGTCTTTTAAGAAAAGATATAGGTGAAAGCCTTACTGAACTTCAGCAAGAAATAAAATCTATAAAAATCAATTTAGATATGGTTAATGATATTGAAGAAGAGTACGATAATATATTAGACAGTAATATTTATAAAACACAAAATACTAGTGAACTAGAAAATAATATTCAAGAGGAACATATTGCCATAGATAAAAGCGAAATTGAAGACGTAAGCAATGGAATTATTTCAGAGATAAATTTTCAAAATCAGAAAGAACATAATGAGCTTAATAAGCAACAGAAAATAACTGATTTAATAAAGAAAAACTTAACTGATGAAGAGATATGTAAAGCTTTGTCTATAAGTAAGGGGGAAGTGTTATTAGTAAGAAACTTATTCAAAAGCTAAAAGACGTAATATTTTTCTTAAATGATAGTAAAATATTATTTGGTATTGGTATAGGATTAGTTATAGGAGTAACCCTTATGCTTGGATATAAAAGTAGTTTTAATCTTTCAGACAGTAAAATAGAAGAAAGAGCTAGAGGATTAGGTATGCACTATAATGATGAATGTAAAGCTATTATTAAAGAAGGAGCTGATAGTAAGTGATAAGAGGTTTTTATACTGCTGTATCTGGCTTAATAACATTAGAAAATGAACAACAAACTGTTACTAATAATATTGTTAATGTTAATAATAACGGTTATAAGAAAAATACTTTAACAAAACAAAGTTTTGAAGATGTTATGATAACTAATAGACAAAATAAAGTTGGAAATAGACATATTCCCAATAAACTTGGTAATTTGAATTTAGGTGTAAAAGTTAATGATGTAAGTACTATATATACGCAAGGTGCTTTTAAATCTACAGATAGCAATACTGATTTTGGGATTGATGGAAGAGGATTTTTTACAGTACAAAGAGGAAATGAACGTTTATTTACAAGAAGTGGTGATTTTAAGATAGATCAACAAGGATATTTAATAACAGGCAATGGAGACTATGTACTAGGAAGAAATAATGCAACCGGTGCAGAAGAACCTATATATGTAGGGAAAGATGAATTTTCTTTAGATGGAAATAATAATCTTCAAAGTGCTGCAGGGGAATCAACACATACATTATTAACAGCAGATTTTACAGAGTATGCACCGTTAGAAAAGGTTGGAGATAATTATTATAAAGGTGACAATCCAGTATATAATGCAGTGGTAAATGTAAGACAAGGTGTACTTGAAACTTCAAATGTTAATCCAACTGAAGAATTAGTAAAACTTATGGAAATAAAACGTCAATTTGAAACTAATCAAAAATTCGTTAGCATGCAAGATGAAACTGTTCAAAAAGCTGCAAATGAAATTGGATCGGTAAGATAGGGAGGATAAAAATATGTTTAATATATTTGCAAATGCCCAAAGTGGTATGAATGCATATCAAGAAAAATTAGATTATCTTTCAAATGATTTAGTAAATACATCAACTACCGGATATAAATCAACAGATGTTCAATTTAGTGATCTTTTAACTGAATCATTAGATAGAAAAGGAACTCCTCTTGTAAATAAAGATGCCATTAATGGTACTGGTGTTAAATTAGGTATGGATTACAGAAAAGATACCCAAGGAAACCTTTTAACTACTGGAATTAAAACTGATATAGCAATAGATGGAAAAGGATACATTGCATCGGTTCAACAGGATGGAACTATAGCATATACTAGGGATGGTAACTTAAAAATTGATAGCAATGGGACATTAGTTGATGCTAGAGGTAATAAAATATACATACAATATGAAGATGGTATGTCAGAAGGAAGTCCTAAATTATCTAGTGAAGATATTTCAATAGATGGTGATGGTGGAATATCAACAAAAGTTGATAATCAATACGTAAAAGTAGGACAAATACCAGTGTTTACTGCAATAGGTGACAAGGCATTTGTTGCTATTGGAAACAATTATTTTGTTGCATCTGATGATGCTCAAATAGCTTTAAGTAATGATTATAATATTGAGCAAGGTATGTTGGAAGGATCCAATGTAGATACTTCTGAGATATTTACAGATATAATAAGTACTCAAAGAGCATTCCAATTAAGTTCTAAAGGTATAACAACTGCTGATGAAGTATGGGGAATGATAAACAGCATGAGAAAGTAATTTTTAGAACTAGCAATATTATAGTATAAAGCTCGTAGACCGAATGTAAAAAGGAAACTCGACTTCGCTGAGTAAGTTGGAGGAGCAAAGTGTAAAATGCACTGTGTGAAAGTTCATGTTACTAAATATAAAGTTTGGACACTTACTTTTGACAAGCAATTAATTCAATAGATATTTGTTAAGAGTTCTAAAAAGCAAATTCCAATGTCACTGAATCATTATACTATAATAGTAGTGTTTAAAAATATAAAAAAAATAGTATCTCAAATTTTTGAGATACTATTTTTTTATTTAATAATTATTTTGCTAATAATGTTGTTGTTAAAGGTGGTACTACTTGTTTCTTTCTTGATAATACCCCTGGTAGGAATGTCATACAGTTGTATAATTCTACCTTAAATGCTTTTTCAACAATTTCTGGTTTTGGTCCAGCAACTAAAATTTGAGAACCTTCATTTAATATATCAGTTAAAAGTAGCATAACTACATCAAAGTTATTTTCTTCAGCTTGTTTGCTCATATAATTTAACATTTCATCTTTTAATGGCATAAATCCATCGATGTCCATTGTATTAACTTGAGCAACACCTATTTTAGAATCAGCTATACTAAAAGGTTTGAAATCTTGATTGAAG encodes:
- a CDS encoding flagellar brake protein, yielding MSKFILKVNDRVEVLVEDRAFKSLVQDIEDDHIKINIPVCDGEYLSLKIDDKIEINSYARGKNCFNFYCDVLARGKENNIIYYKLSEPYNVKEIQRRDFVRVDFMNIIKFKKITESEDEEITSFKDALMIDLSGGGMRFKTKEKLEKQDKLLLEFALNDKLNYLKAQVMRLEITEFNEYIYGVKFIHISENQRDKVISEIFNIMRKQRERL
- a CDS encoding flagellar basal-body rod protein FlgG: MIRGFYTAVSGLITLENEQQTVTNNIVNVNNNGYKKNTLTKQSFEDVMITNRQNKVGNRHIPNKLGNLNLGVKVNDVSTIYTQGAFKSTDSNTDFGIDGRGFFTVQRGNERLFTRSGDFKIDQQGYLITGNGDYVLGRNNATGAEEPIYVGKDEFSLDGNNNLQSAAGESTHTLLTADFTEYAPLEKVGDNYYKGDNPVYNAVVNVRQGVLETSNVNPTEELVKLMEIKRQFETNQKFVSMQDETVQKAANEIGSVR
- a CDS encoding flagellar basal-body rod protein FlgG — its product is MFNIFANAQSGMNAYQEKLDYLSNDLVNTSTTGYKSTDVQFSDLLTESLDRKGTPLVNKDAINGTGVKLGMDYRKDTQGNLLTTGIKTDIAIDGKGYIASVQQDGTIAYTRDGNLKIDSNGTLVDARGNKIYIQYEDGMSEGSPKLSSEDISIDGDGGISTKVDNQYVKVGQIPVFTAIGDKAFVAIGNNYFVASDDAQIALSNDYNIEQGMLEGSNVDTSEIFTDIISTQRAFQLSSKGITTADEVWGMINSMRK
- a CDS encoding FliA/WhiG family RNA polymerase sigma factor, coding for MCNLQDNDVKEQIVKEYIPLVKYIASRIMIGKNKYMEYEDLVSYGIIGLMDAISKFNPEKGMKFSSYASIRIKGAIIDQIRKNRPITKGAMDKLNRYNGAIEALQNKLLREPNILEIAKYLELSLEEVSQIENYINHISMVSLENIIFSDDEEVNLLGIIEDKNSPSPEGELEEKEKLEVLSDAIKLLKEKEQLILNLYYYEKLTLKEIGAILSVSESRVCQLHARSISNLREAMKKLHYID